In Lacibacter sp. H375, one DNA window encodes the following:
- a CDS encoding homogentisate 1,2-dioxygenase — protein MSHYYTLGKIPHKRHTQFRKPDGGLYSEQLFSTEGFSDDYSLLYHCHPPTQIIKTEPQIDVSPIIAEEKMLQHRCFEGFNLKPGGEFLESRVPVLVNSDCHIVLAAPTSGTKDYFYKNTDADEMIFVHEGSGTVKTQYGQLPFGYGDYIVLPRGTIYQIEFNDDKNRLFIVESFTPLRYPKRYMSKYGQLMEHAPYCERDIRKPQDLKTHDEAGDFLIRAKKKGMLYGLHYGTHPFDVIGWDGCCYPYIFSIHDFEPITGRVHQPPPVHQTFETNAFVVCSFVPRLYDYHPNAIPAPYNHSNIDSDEVIYYVDGDFMSRKNVTRGMITLHPAGIPHGPHPGAVEKSIGAKETKELAVMVDTFRPLMLTRQALDIENGNYVMSWAE, from the coding sequence ATGTCACACTATTATACATTGGGAAAAATCCCTCATAAACGTCATACACAGTTTCGCAAGCCCGATGGTGGTTTGTATAGTGAACAATTATTTTCAACGGAAGGTTTCAGTGATGATTACTCGTTGCTCTATCATTGTCACCCACCTACACAGATTATAAAGACAGAGCCGCAGATCGATGTCTCGCCCATTATTGCGGAAGAAAAAATGTTGCAGCATCGTTGTTTTGAAGGATTCAATCTTAAACCCGGCGGAGAATTTTTAGAAAGTCGTGTACCTGTGTTGGTAAACAGCGATTGTCATATTGTATTGGCTGCACCAACAAGTGGAACAAAAGATTATTTCTACAAGAATACCGACGCAGATGAAATGATCTTTGTGCATGAGGGAAGTGGTACCGTTAAAACACAATATGGGCAATTGCCCTTTGGTTACGGCGATTATATTGTATTGCCCAGGGGAACCATTTATCAAATTGAATTTAACGATGATAAGAATCGTTTGTTCATTGTTGAATCGTTTACGCCACTTCGTTACCCCAAACGTTACATGAGTAAGTATGGCCAGTTGATGGAGCATGCACCGTATTGCGAAAGGGATATCCGTAAACCGCAGGATCTGAAGACACATGATGAAGCAGGAGATTTCCTCATCAGGGCAAAGAAGAAGGGAATGTTATATGGTTTGCATTACGGTACACATCCGTTTGACGTTATAGGTTGGGATGGTTGCTGTTATCCATATATTTTTTCAATCCATGATTTTGAACCCATCACTGGCCGTGTGCATCAGCCACCACCTGTGCATCAAACTTTTGAAACGAATGCATTTGTGGTTTGTTCATTTGTGCCGAGGTTGTACGATTATCATCCCAATGCCATTCCTGCGCCATACAATCACAGTAATATTGATAGCGATGAAGTGATCTATTATGTGGATGGTGATTTTATGAGCCGCAAAAATGTAACAAGAGGCATGATTACACTGCATCCTGCCGGTATACCACACGGGCCACATCCAGGTGCAGTTGAAAAAAGTATTGGCGCCAAAGAA